The following proteins are co-located in the Streptomyces bottropensis ATCC 25435 genome:
- a CDS encoding alpha/beta hydrolase has protein sequence MARFVRGAALAAAVVLVTGCSGGTGDRAGEEADDGKASPSAPASSAPPTPPQKLDWGRCEATSEGPAPGGDWQCATLKVPLDYGNPDDGTIGLALIRSKATGDANDRIGSLLFNFGGPGGSGVSMLPSYAGLTSELHQRYDLVSWDPRGVAKSEGVRCRSDKEIQAGESVDATPDDAQEETAFFQDAADFGAGCEKAAGKLLSHVSTAETARDMDLMRQSLGDEKMHYFGISYGTELGGVYAHLFPRHVGRLVLDAVVDPTADTVGHAKNQTLGFQRALDNYLKSTGQDPGAGTRKIEKLLERIDAEPLATTSGRELTQTLATTGIVLPLYSEQSWPTLTSALDAAEDGDGTDLLALADGYNERDAAGRYGTTTHSQRVISCLDQKQRPSVEETKKLLPEFREISPVFGEFLGWDTAGWCHDWPVPGLTDSPEVSAAGAAPVLVVGNTGDPATPYEGARKMAAELGEDVGVMLTWKGEGHGAYGSGSDCVDSTVNAYLLNGTVPKDGKVCA, from the coding sequence ATGGCGCGCTTTGTACGGGGGGCCGCACTGGCCGCCGCTGTGGTGCTGGTCACCGGTTGCAGCGGGGGCACGGGCGACAGGGCGGGTGAGGAAGCGGACGACGGGAAGGCCTCGCCCTCCGCACCGGCGTCGTCGGCGCCGCCGACACCACCCCAGAAGCTCGATTGGGGGCGCTGCGAGGCGACTTCGGAGGGGCCGGCACCGGGCGGTGACTGGCAGTGCGCGACGCTGAAGGTGCCGCTGGACTACGGGAACCCGGACGACGGGACGATCGGGCTCGCACTGATCCGCAGCAAGGCGACCGGCGACGCCAACGATCGCATCGGCTCCCTCCTGTTCAACTTCGGCGGGCCCGGCGGTTCCGGCGTGTCCATGCTGCCGTCGTACGCGGGGCTGACGAGCGAACTGCACCAGCGGTACGACCTGGTGAGCTGGGACCCGCGTGGGGTGGCGAAAAGCGAGGGGGTGCGCTGCCGCAGCGACAAGGAGATCCAGGCGGGCGAGTCGGTGGACGCCACACCCGACGACGCCCAGGAGGAGACGGCTTTCTTCCAGGACGCGGCCGACTTCGGCGCGGGCTGCGAGAAGGCCGCGGGCAAGCTGCTGTCGCACGTCTCGACCGCCGAGACCGCCCGCGACATGGACCTCATGCGCCAGTCTCTCGGCGACGAGAAGATGCACTACTTCGGCATCTCCTACGGCACCGAACTCGGCGGGGTCTACGCCCATCTGTTCCCCCGGCACGTGGGACGCCTGGTCCTGGACGCGGTGGTCGACCCGACCGCCGACACGGTGGGCCACGCGAAGAACCAGACCCTGGGCTTCCAGCGCGCTCTCGACAACTACCTGAAATCCACCGGTCAGGACCCCGGGGCAGGCACAAGGAAGATCGAGAAGCTGCTGGAGCGGATCGACGCCGAACCGCTGGCGACGACGTCCGGCCGCGAGCTCACGCAGACACTGGCGACCACCGGCATCGTCCTGCCGCTCTACAGCGAGCAGAGCTGGCCCACGCTGACCAGCGCGCTCGACGCGGCCGAGGACGGCGACGGCACCGACCTGCTCGCGTTGGCCGACGGATACAACGAGCGTGATGCGGCGGGCCGCTACGGCACGACGACCCACTCCCAACGGGTCATATCGTGCTTGGACCAGAAGCAGCGGCCGAGCGTCGAGGAGACGAAGAAGCTACTGCCCGAGTTCCGGGAGATCTCGCCCGTCTTCGGCGAGTTCCTGGGCTGGGACACCGCGGGCTGGTGCCACGACTGGCCGGTACCGGGCCTGACCGACTCGCCGGAGGTGAGCGCAGCGGGAGCGGCGCCCGTCCTCGTGGTGGGGAACACCGGGGACCCGGCGACGCCCTACGAGGGCGCGCGGAAGATGGCCGCGGAACTGGGCGAGGACGTCGGTGTGATGCTCACCTGGAAGGGCGAGGGCCATGGCGCGTACGGCAGCGGCAGCGACTGCGTCGACTCGACGGTGAACGCGTATCTGCTCAACGGGACGGTGCCGAAGGACGGCAAGGTCTGCGCGTAG
- a CDS encoding MGMT family protein: MSEESLPADALPEYAERVLEVTDLIPPGRVMTYGDVAEWLGEGGPRQVGRVMALYGGAVAWWRVVRADGVLLPGHELRALDRYRVEGTPLREASRTAEGHVPRVDMRRARWDGGEHAEAPT, from the coding sequence ATGAGCGAGGAGAGCCTTCCGGCGGACGCCCTGCCGGAGTACGCGGAGCGGGTCCTCGAGGTCACCGACCTGATCCCGCCCGGACGGGTCATGACATACGGGGACGTCGCCGAATGGCTGGGGGAGGGCGGCCCGCGCCAGGTGGGCCGTGTGATGGCCCTCTACGGGGGCGCGGTCGCGTGGTGGCGGGTCGTCCGCGCCGACGGCGTCCTGCTGCCCGGACACGAACTGAGAGCCCTGGACCGCTACCGCGTGGAGGGCACCCCCCTGCGCGAGGCGAGCCGCACGGCCGAGGGGCATGTGCCGCGCGTCGACATGAGACGGGCACGCTGGGACGGCGGAGAGCACGCGGAAGCGCCCACCTGA
- a CDS encoding alpha/beta hydrolase: MPTSPRTRAVTAATIAVLLSLSAAACGDDAQGDDSDLTAQKPHWKSCDAPSESEGGGTAPSPLPDGDKWQCATMKAPLDWDEPDGGTIDIALIRVRTSGPESRRIGSLVFNFGGPGGSGVKALPASAQDYAKLRTRYDLVSFDPRGVGRSAGVRCEDDEELDEYFQQDGTPDDAAERTDFLDSTKAFNSACEKNSGKTLPHVRTTDAARDMDLMRQVLGDDRLHYFGISYGTELGGVYAHLFPEKVGRAVFDAVVDPTQTSEQGTLGQAKGFQLALGNYARDCVSKAEDCPVGDTEQDVENRITKLLDDLETRPIDGIFPRDLTQTVATSGIAQALYSQDLWPYLTEGLEMAYGGDGSLLMSLSDSMNGRGENGEYSNLTAANVSINCADSKPRYTTADVEARLGTFRAASPVFGEWLAWSLVSCADWAVAGAADHPDVRAPGSAPILVIGNTGDPATPYEGARKMVEALGAGVGIELTYKGQGHGAYNGGNACVQTAVDGYLLTGKVPKSGRVCA; encoded by the coding sequence ATGCCCACCTCGCCCCGGACCCGTGCCGTGACCGCGGCCACGATCGCCGTCCTGCTGTCCCTGTCGGCGGCCGCCTGCGGCGACGACGCCCAGGGGGACGACAGCGACCTGACCGCCCAGAAACCGCACTGGAAGAGCTGCGATGCCCCGTCGGAGTCCGAGGGCGGCGGCACCGCGCCCTCACCGCTGCCCGACGGCGACAAGTGGCAGTGCGCGACCATGAAGGCTCCGCTCGACTGGGACGAACCTGACGGCGGCACCATCGACATCGCGCTGATCCGGGTACGGACCAGCGGCCCCGAGAGCCGGCGCATCGGCTCGCTCGTGTTCAACTTCGGCGGCCCCGGCGGCTCCGGCGTCAAGGCCCTGCCCGCCTCCGCCCAGGACTACGCGAAACTGCGCACCCGCTACGACCTGGTCAGCTTCGATCCGCGTGGGGTCGGCCGCAGCGCGGGCGTCCGGTGCGAGGACGACGAGGAACTCGACGAGTACTTCCAGCAGGACGGGACCCCGGACGACGCGGCCGAACGGACCGACTTCCTCGACTCGACCAAGGCCTTCAACTCGGCCTGCGAGAAGAACTCCGGCAAGACCCTCCCGCACGTGCGCACCACCGACGCGGCCCGCGACATGGACCTCATGCGCCAGGTCCTCGGCGACGACAGACTCCACTACTTCGGCATCTCCTACGGCACCGAACTCGGCGGCGTCTACGCCCACCTGTTCCCCGAGAAGGTCGGACGCGCCGTGTTCGACGCGGTCGTCGACCCGACGCAGACGTCGGAGCAAGGCACGCTCGGACAGGCCAAGGGCTTCCAGCTGGCGCTCGGAAACTACGCCCGGGACTGCGTGTCGAAGGCGGAGGACTGCCCGGTCGGCGACACCGAACAGGACGTCGAGAACCGGATCACCAAGCTGCTCGACGACCTCGAGACCCGGCCGATCGACGGGATCTTCCCCCGCGATCTGACGCAGACCGTCGCCACGAGCGGTATCGCCCAGGCCCTGTACTCCCAGGACCTCTGGCCGTATCTGACCGAGGGCCTCGAAATGGCGTACGGCGGGGACGGCAGCCTGCTGATGTCGCTGTCCGACTCGATGAACGGACGCGGCGAGAACGGCGAGTACAGCAACCTCACCGCGGCGAACGTCTCCATCAACTGCGCGGACTCCAAGCCGCGCTACACCACCGCGGATGTGGAAGCGCGGCTGGGCACGTTCCGGGCGGCCTCCCCCGTCTTCGGTGAATGGCTGGCCTGGTCCCTGGTCTCCTGCGCCGACTGGGCCGTCGCCGGTGCGGCGGACCACCCCGACGTGCGGGCCCCGGGCTCGGCTCCGATCCTCGTGATCGGCAACACGGGTGACCCGGCCACACCGTACGAAGGAGCCCGGAAGATGGTCGAGGCGCTCGGGGCGGGGGTCGGGATCGAGCTGACGTACAAGGGGCAGGGCCACGGTGCGTACAACGGCGGGAATGCCTGCGTACAGACGGCCGTGGACGGCTACCTCCTCACGGGGAAGGTGCCGAAATCCGGCCGGGTCTGTGCGTGA
- a CDS encoding NAD-dependent epimerase/dehydratase family protein, which translates to MRVLLIGANGYLGRFVAERLLADPAVQLTALGRGDDADVRFDLATGSPGALTRFLDAVHPGVVVNCAGATRGGARELTRHNTVAVATVCEALRRSGCGARLVQLGCGAEYGPSQPGSSTAEDAVPRPGGPYGVSKLAATELVLGSGLDAVVLRVFSPAGPGTPAGSPLGRLAEAMRRAMQSGDGELKLGGLGVQRDFVDVRDVARAVHAASLSAAQGVINIGSGRAVRLRDAAAVLARVAGYGGALHELDAPPGPLRSTIGHPRPEPDHGGPVSYPYPDGCGSWQQADVRTARDRLGWRPRINLEESLADIWMEAACRI; encoded by the coding sequence ATGAGGGTCCTGCTGATCGGAGCCAACGGATACCTCGGCCGCTTCGTCGCCGAACGTCTGCTCGCCGACCCGGCCGTGCAGCTCACCGCGCTCGGTCGCGGCGACGACGCCGACGTCCGGTTCGACCTCGCCACCGGCAGCCCGGGCGCGCTCACCCGCTTCCTGGACGCCGTCCACCCCGGAGTCGTCGTCAACTGCGCGGGGGCCACCCGCGGCGGCGCCCGCGAACTCACCCGGCACAACACCGTCGCCGTCGCCACCGTCTGCGAGGCCCTGCGTCGCAGCGGCTGCGGGGCCCGCCTGGTGCAGCTCGGCTGCGGCGCCGAGTACGGGCCCAGCCAGCCCGGGTCCTCCACCGCCGAGGACGCCGTGCCCCGCCCCGGCGGCCCGTACGGCGTCAGCAAGCTCGCCGCCACCGAACTCGTCCTCGGCTCCGGCCTGGACGCCGTGGTCCTGCGCGTCTTCTCGCCCGCCGGACCCGGCACACCGGCCGGCTCACCGCTCGGCCGCCTCGCCGAGGCCATGCGCCGCGCCATGCAGTCCGGCGACGGCGAACTCAAACTCGGCGGTCTCGGTGTCCAGCGTGACTTCGTCGACGTCCGCGACGTCGCCCGCGCCGTCCACGCCGCCTCGCTCTCCGCGGCCCAGGGCGTGATCAACATCGGCTCGGGCCGCGCCGTGCGTCTCCGCGACGCCGCGGCGGTCCTCGCCCGTGTGGCCGGCTATGGCGGTGCCCTCCACGAACTCGACGCTCCGCCCGGCCCCCTCAGGTCCACCATCGGCCACCCCCGACCAGAACCGGACCACGGCGGCCCCGTCTCCTATCCGTACCCGGACGGCTGCGGCAGCTGGCAGCAGGCCGACGTCCGCACCGCCCGTGACCGGCTCGGCTGGCGGCCCAGGATCAACCTCGAGGAGTCCCTCGCCGACATCTGGATGGAGGCGGCATGCCGTATCTGA
- a CDS encoding lysylphosphatidylglycerol synthase transmembrane domain-containing protein: MKQQSVHPDDAAGTSDASSRPDTPEEGDAGTEGVSNAASETTPPVAETATPPEDEEQQVEEGGDPVEAHAEEVEGDEPLLPARVHRPSDLMRLSVGILGIVLLLAIAAFAHGTTSGLEQDINKGTGQAPDLLIKLAGLGSSIAILLVPVAFAIERLIKRDGLRIADGVLAAVLAHGVTLATDLWVARGAPDSIQEALTQPSPGDIHALTDPVHGYLAPVIAYMTAVGMSRRPRWRAVLWIVLLLDAFSMLVTGYTTPFSIILTVLIGWTVAYGTLYAVGSPNVRPTGRTLMAGLRRVGFKPVSAAREEIPDTVEGGDRGRRYFVTLEDGPPLDVTVVDREQQAQGFFYRVWRRLTLRGITTRRSLQSLRQALEQEALLAYAAIAAGANAPKLIATSELGPDAVMLVYEHTGGRTLDSLADDEVTDALMSDTWHQVKALQSRRIAHRRLVGDAVLVDRSGTVILTDLRVGEIAAGDLVLRMDVSQLLTTLGLRVGAERAVASAVSVLGPDAVADCLPLLQPIALSRSTRATLRRLARERAEREREAVLEASHLAKQARAEEHSKAATEPDKADKKAVRAEQRAEKRAIDEALEEAREEDLLTQIRHQVLLIRPQAPVEPARLERVKPRTLISLFAGAIGAYFLLTQLTHIEFGPLIENAEWGWVAAAVFFSALSYVAAAMSLLGFVPERVPFLRTIGAQVAGSFVKIVAPAAVGGVALNTRFLQRAGVRPGLAVASVGASQLFGLGCHILMLLAFGYLTGTEKTPSLSPSRTVIAGLLTVAVLVLVVTSIPFLRKFVVTRVRSLFAGVVPRMLDVLQRPQKLVTGIGGMLLLTGCFVMCLDASIRAFGNEDVSISIASVAVVFLAGNALGSAAPTPGGVGAVEATLTVGLIAVGLPKEVAAPAVLLFRLLTLWLPVLPGWLAFNQLSRKGAL; encoded by the coding sequence ATGAAGCAGCAGAGCGTGCACCCCGATGACGCGGCGGGCACCTCTGACGCCTCGTCGCGCCCGGACACCCCCGAGGAAGGCGACGCGGGTACCGAAGGCGTCTCGAACGCGGCCTCCGAGACCACCCCTCCCGTGGCCGAGACAGCCACCCCACCCGAGGACGAGGAGCAGCAGGTCGAGGAGGGCGGCGACCCGGTGGAGGCCCACGCCGAGGAGGTCGAGGGCGACGAACCGCTGCTCCCCGCGCGCGTGCACCGCCCCTCCGACCTCATGCGACTGTCGGTCGGCATCCTCGGCATCGTCCTGCTGCTGGCGATCGCCGCGTTCGCCCACGGCACCACCTCCGGACTCGAACAGGACATCAACAAGGGCACGGGCCAGGCGCCCGATCTGCTGATCAAACTCGCGGGCCTCGGGTCGAGCATCGCGATCCTGCTGGTGCCGGTCGCCTTCGCGATCGAACGCCTGATCAAGCGGGACGGGCTGCGCATCGCCGACGGCGTGCTCGCGGCGGTCCTGGCGCACGGGGTGACGCTGGCGACCGACCTGTGGGTCGCCAGGGGGGCCCCGGACTCGATCCAGGAAGCTCTCACCCAACCCTCACCCGGTGACATCCACGCCCTCACCGACCCCGTGCACGGCTATCTCGCGCCGGTCATCGCGTACATGACCGCCGTCGGCATGTCACGCAGACCCCGCTGGCGGGCCGTCCTATGGATCGTGCTGCTGCTGGACGCCTTCTCGATGCTGGTCACCGGCTACACCACACCGTTCTCGATCATCCTGACGGTGCTCATCGGCTGGACCGTCGCCTACGGGACGCTGTACGCGGTCGGTTCCCCGAACGTACGCCCGACCGGCCGGACCCTGATGGCCGGCCTCAGGCGGGTCGGCTTCAAGCCGGTGAGCGCGGCCCGTGAGGAGATCCCGGACACGGTGGAGGGCGGGGACCGGGGCCGCCGGTACTTCGTGACGCTGGAGGACGGTCCGCCCCTGGACGTCACCGTCGTCGACCGGGAGCAACAGGCGCAGGGGTTCTTCTACCGCGTCTGGCGGCGGCTGACGCTGCGCGGCATCACCACGCGCCGCAGCCTGCAGTCCCTGCGCCAGGCGCTGGAGCAGGAGGCCCTCCTCGCGTACGCGGCCATCGCGGCGGGTGCCAACGCCCCCAAGCTGATCGCGACCTCCGAACTCGGACCGGACGCCGTGATGCTCGTCTACGAGCACACCGGCGGCCGCACCCTGGACTCCCTGGCGGACGACGAGGTCACCGACGCGCTGATGTCCGACACCTGGCACCAGGTGAAGGCACTGCAGTCGCGGCGCATCGCGCACCGCAGGCTCGTGGGTGACGCGGTTCTGGTGGATCGTTCCGGCACGGTGATCCTGACCGACCTGCGCGTCGGCGAGATCGCGGCCGGCGACCTGGTGCTGCGCATGGACGTCTCCCAGCTGCTGACGACCTTGGGCCTGCGCGTGGGTGCCGAACGCGCGGTGGCCTCGGCCGTGAGCGTGCTCGGCCCCGACGCGGTGGCCGACTGCCTGCCGCTGCTGCAGCCCATCGCCCTCTCGCGCTCCACACGCGCGACCCTGCGCAGACTGGCCAGGGAACGCGCCGAGCGCGAGCGCGAGGCCGTCCTGGAGGCGTCCCACCTGGCCAAACAGGCCCGCGCGGAGGAACACAGCAAGGCGGCGACCGAGCCCGACAAGGCCGACAAGAAGGCCGTACGAGCCGAGCAGCGGGCCGAGAAGCGGGCGATCGACGAGGCGCTGGAAGAGGCCCGCGAAGAAGACCTGCTCACCCAGATCCGCCACCAGGTGCTGCTGATCAGACCGCAGGCGCCGGTCGAACCGGCCCGGCTGGAGCGGGTCAAGCCGCGCACCCTGATCAGTCTCTTCGCCGGCGCGATCGGCGCCTACTTCCTGCTGACCCAGCTGACCCACATCGAGTTCGGACCGCTCATCGAGAACGCCGAGTGGGGCTGGGTCGCCGCGGCCGTGTTCTTCTCCGCGCTGAGCTATGTCGCGGCGGCGATGAGTCTGCTGGGATTCGTGCCGGAGCGGGTGCCGTTCCTGCGGACGATCGGGGCACAGGTCGCCGGCTCCTTCGTCAAGATCGTGGCACCGGCCGCGGTGGGCGGTGTGGCACTCAACACACGCTTCCTGCAGCGCGCGGGAGTGCGGCCCGGTCTCGCGGTGGCGAGTGTCGGCGCTTCGCAGCTCTTCGGACTCGGCTGCCACATTCTGATGCTGCTCGCCTTCGGCTACCTGACCGGCACGGAGAAGACGCCGTCACTGTCACCGTCCCGCACCGTCATCGCCGGTCTTCTGACGGTCGCGGTGCTCGTCCTGGTGGTCACGTCGATCCCGTTCCTGCGCAAGTTCGTCGTCACGCGCGTGCGGTCGCTCTTCGCCGGTGTCGTGCCGCGCATGCTCGACGTGCTGCAGCGGCCGCAGAAGCTGGTCACCGGCATCGGCGGCATGCTGCTTCTCACGGGCTGCTTCGTGATGTGCCTGGACGCCTCGATCCGCGCCTTCGGCAACGAGGACGTCTCGATCAGCATCGCCAGCGTCGCCGTCGTCTTCCTCGCCGGCAACGCGCTGGGTTCCGCGGCACCGACCCCGGGCGGTGTGGGAGCGGTGGAGGCCACCCTGACGGTGGGTCTGATCGCTGTGGGCCTTCCCAAGGAGGTCGCCGCACCGGCGGTGCTGCTGTTCCGCCTGCTCACCCTGTGGCTGCCGGTCCTTCCGGGTTGGTTGGCCTTCAACCAGTTGTCACGCAAGGGCGCGCTGTAG
- a CDS encoding spherulation-specific family 4 protein, with protein MPYLTPAPSAIASTGLGLGFGIPGYAHPLVAPLEWGELARPGTPLHWVVLNVSGGPGTRPDPHCLEAAARLRNAGVQVLGHLDTAYGGRAFAEIASDARRYLDWYRIGGFFLDRCPTERGALPDIDRTVTALRALLGGGHIVLGQGTHPHPGYVETADQLVTFSGPWNDYRWSQVAEWTADHPPERFCHFVHGVPRGHLDEALRVARWQGAATIYFTDRTDRGGRTDPWETMPGYWDDIVSLVGTGVSE; from the coding sequence ATGCCGTATCTGACCCCGGCCCCGTCCGCCATCGCGAGCACCGGCTTAGGCCTCGGTTTCGGCATCCCCGGCTATGCCCACCCCCTTGTCGCCCCTCTGGAATGGGGTGAACTCGCCCGCCCCGGGACCCCCCTTCACTGGGTCGTCCTGAACGTCTCCGGCGGGCCCGGCACCCGCCCCGACCCGCACTGCCTCGAAGCCGCCGCACGGCTGCGGAACGCGGGGGTCCAGGTCCTTGGCCACCTGGACACGGCCTACGGGGGGCGTGCCTTCGCCGAGATCGCCTCCGACGCGCGTCGGTATCTCGACTGGTACCGGATCGGCGGGTTCTTCCTGGACCGTTGCCCGACCGAGCGCGGTGCCCTGCCGGACATCGACCGCACGGTCACCGCGCTGCGCGCGCTCCTCGGCGGCGGCCACATCGTCCTCGGCCAGGGCACCCACCCACACCCCGGCTATGTCGAGACCGCCGACCAGCTGGTGACCTTCTCCGGGCCCTGGAACGACTACCGCTGGTCGCAAGTGGCGGAGTGGACCGCCGACCATCCCCCCGAGCGCTTCTGCCACTTCGTCCACGGCGTCCCGCGCGGCCACCTCGACGAGGCGTTGCGCGTCGCCCGCTGGCAGGGCGCCGCCACGATCTACTTCACCGACCGCACGGATCGCGGCGGCCGGACCGACCCCTGGGAGACGATGCCCGGCTACTGGGACGACATCGTCTCGCTGGTTGGAACGGGTGTCTCGGAATGA
- the moeZ gene encoding adenylyltransferase/sulfurtransferase MoeZ, with product MSLPPLVEPASELTVDEVRRYSRHLIIPDVGMDGQKRLKNAKVLCVGAGGLGSPALMYLAAAGVGTLGIVEFDEVDESNLQRQIIHSQADIGRSKAASARDSVLGINPYVNVTLHEERLEAENVMDIFSQYDLIVDGTDNFATRYLVNDAAVLLNKPYVWGSIYRFDGQASVFWSEHGPCYRCLYPEPPPPGMVPSCAEGGVLGVLCASIGSIQVTEAIKVLTGTGEPLVGRLMIYDALEMQYRQVKVRKDPDCAVCGENPTVTELIDYEAFCGVVSEEAQEAAAGSTITPKQLKEWIDDGENIEIIDVREINEYEIVSIPGAKLIPKNEFLMGTALEALPQDKKIVLHCKTGVRSAEVLAVLKSAGFSDAVHVGGGVIGWVNQIEPSKPVY from the coding sequence GTGTCGCTGCCACCCCTGGTCGAGCCCGCTTCCGAGCTCACCGTAGACGAGGTCCGCAGGTACTCCCGCCACCTGATCATTCCCGACGTGGGGATGGACGGGCAGAAGCGGCTGAAGAACGCCAAGGTGCTCTGTGTGGGCGCCGGCGGCCTCGGTTCGCCGGCGCTGATGTACCTGGCCGCGGCGGGCGTCGGGACGCTCGGCATCGTGGAGTTCGACGAGGTCGACGAGTCGAACCTGCAGCGCCAGATCATCCACAGCCAGGCCGACATCGGCCGCTCCAAGGCCGCGTCCGCGCGTGACTCCGTGCTCGGCATCAACCCGTACGTGAACGTGACCCTCCACGAAGAGCGGCTCGAAGCCGAGAACGTGATGGACATCTTCAGCCAGTACGACCTGATCGTCGACGGCACGGACAACTTCGCGACCCGCTACCTGGTCAACGACGCGGCGGTGCTGCTGAACAAGCCGTACGTCTGGGGCTCGATCTACCGCTTCGACGGCCAGGCCTCCGTCTTCTGGTCCGAGCACGGCCCCTGCTACCGCTGCCTCTACCCCGAGCCCCCGCCGCCGGGCATGGTCCCCTCCTGCGCCGAGGGCGGCGTCCTCGGCGTGCTGTGCGCCTCCATCGGCTCCATCCAGGTCACCGAGGCCATCAAGGTCCTCACCGGCACGGGCGAGCCGCTGGTCGGCCGCCTGATGATCTACGACGCCCTGGAGATGCAGTACCGCCAGGTCAAGGTCCGCAAGGACCCCGACTGCGCGGTCTGCGGCGAGAACCCCACCGTCACCGAGCTCATCGACTACGAGGCCTTCTGCGGCGTCGTGTCCGAGGAGGCCCAGGAGGCGGCGGCCGGCTCGACGATCACTCCCAAGCAGCTCAAGGAGTGGATCGACGACGGCGAGAACATCGAGATCATCGACGTCCGCGAGATCAACGAGTACGAGATTGTCTCCATCCCGGGCGCCAAGCTGATCCCGAAGAACGAGTTCCTCATGGGCACCGCCCTGGAGGCCCTCCCGCAGGACAAGAAGATCGTCCTGCACTGCAAGACGGGTGTCCGCAGTGCGGAAGTCCTCGCGGTCCTGAAGTCGGCGGGCTTCTCCGACGCGGTCCACGTCGGTGGCGGCGTGATCGGCTGGGTCAACCAGATCGAGCCGAGCAAGCCGGTCTACTAG